Genomic window (Sphingosinicella microcystinivorans):
GGGCTTGCCGTACTTGTGCTCGCCGATCTGGAGGAACGGCGTATCTTCCGTGGCCTCGATGAAATTGCCTTCGGGATAGATCAGGAACATGCGCGGGCCGCCGCCCTTGCGCTGCCCGGCGAGGATCATCGAGGCGGTCGCGCCCTGCTTCATGCGTTCGAGCTTTTCCGAGACCTCCGCCGTGACGCGCGAGAGCGTCTCGCCGACGATGTGCGCGACCTCCAGCATCGTCGACGCCTTCATGATCGACGGCGTCTCGGTCTGCTCGGGATCGTCGAGGGCGTCGCGCAGGCGCGCGATCACCGTCTGCGTCACCGACAGGCTGCCGGCCGTCATCAGCGCGATCACGCGCTCGCCCGGCTCCTCGAAGACGAACATCTTCTTGTAGCTGGCGATATTGTCGAAACCGGCATTGGTGCGCGTGTCCGACAGGAGCACGATGCCGTCATTGAGGAGCACGCCGACGCAGTATGTCATGGTGCCGCGATCCTTATTGCTGCACCGCGGTCACTGCAACGGTCACGTCGAGGTCCTCGCTCGCAAGGCCGAACGAGACGCCCCGGATCGGCGCCGCGGCCACGGCGTCGACGCCCGAGCCGAGGCGGATGTAGCGCTCGTCCGGGCAGCAGCGGTTGGCGGGGTCGAAGCCGACCCAGCCGAGTCCCTCGATGTGAAGCTCCGCCCACGCGTGGCTCGCCTCGTGCGGCGCGCCGTCGGCGCTGGCGAACAGGTAGCCCGAGACGTAGCGCGCCGGGATGCCCACCGACACCGCGCAGGCGATGAGCGCGTGCGCGTGGTCCTGACAGACGCCGAGCGCGAGGCCGAGCGCCTCGGCCGCCGTGGTGTGCGCGTGCGTTTCGCCCGGCGCGTACACGATGCCGTCGGCGACGGCGGCGGACATGGCGTGCGCGCGCTCGAGAAGCGCGGCTTCGGGAATGCCGGAGACGGCCTTCGCGGCGAGCTTCCTGAGCGCCCCGTCGGGGCGCGTCGCGCGCGTGGTGCGGAGATAGACGAGCGGCGAGATGCGCTCGCGGTGGGCCTTGAGGACGCCCGCGAGATCGACGGTCTCGACCGTGCCGGTCACGTGGATGTCGATCGCCTCGACGGGGCCGTGCAGCGACATGGTGCGGATCGTGTCCCCCGCCCCGTCCGTGAACGGCTGCGAGAAGCGGCCGCCGTCCACCTCCACCTTCCAGTCGAGCGTGCGCTGACCGGCGAAGCGCGACGGCGTGAGGCGGTGGCTCTGCACCACCTGACGGATCGGCGCGGCGTAGCGGTAGCGGGTGACGTGCGAGACGGAAAGACGCATCAGCGCCCCCCGAACAGGTACGTGTCCGCGATCTCGCTGCCGAGCGCGGCGGTGCGGACGATGTGGCCTGTCAGGAACTCGTGGAGACCGGCAAAGATGATGTCGTCGACGTCGGCGTCGGCAAGCTCGGCGAGCATCGTGCGCGCGGTCTGGTGCGGCTTGGTGCGCTGGCCGTAGGCGCGGGAGAGGCGCGCGAGGTGATAGTTGGTCTGCTCGGCGCAGTGGATGAGCGAGCGCGGGCAGGACTTGTTGAGGATCAGGAAGTGCGCGATCTTCCCCGGCGTGTAGTCGCCGCCGTAGGCCCAGTGGAAGGCGCGGAACACCGACATGGCGCGCAGCAGCGTCGTCCACTGGTAGTTGTCGACGCCGCCGCCGACGCGGTCCGTCACCGGCAGCAGCACGTAGTATTTCACGTCGAGCATCCGCGCGGTGTTGTCGGCGCGCTCGATGTAGTAGCCGAGGTTCATGAAGTCGTAGCCGTCCTGCTGGAGCTGTGTGCTTTCGATGGCGCCGCGCAGCAGCGCCGTCTGCCGCTTGGTCCAGTCGCAGAGCGTCATCAGGTCGGTGCGGCCCGGGCCGCGCCGCTCGAAGGTCTTCAGGTCCTGGAAGGCACCGTTCAGCGCGTCCCACACCTCGCTGGTGACGGCAGTGCGGACGACGCGGGCGTTGTCGCGGGCGCGGGCAATGCAGCTTGCCACCGACGAGGTGTTCTCGCGATCGAAGAACAGGAAGGATTCGACCATGGCGGGCGTCGTCTCGCCGTCGTAGCGCGAGGCGAAATCCGCCGCGCCGCCCGAGGCGGAGAGGATCGAAGCCCAGTCGTTCTGGTGCCCCGCGCCGGCGGACGGCATCAGCGCGATGCGGTAGCCGACCTCCAGCAGGCGCGCCATCGTCTCGGCCCGCTCCATGTAGCGGGTCATCCAGAACAGGTTCTCGGCGGTGCGGCTCAGCATGGTCATTTCAGTCCGCCAGCACCCACGTGTCCTTGACGCCGCCGCCCTGCGAGGAGTTGACGACGAGCGAGCCCTCGCGAAGCGCGACCCGCGTCAGCCCGCCAGCGCACAGGTGGATGCGCTCGCCGACGAGGCAGTAGGGCCGGAGGTCGACATGGCGCGGCGCAAGGCCGCCGTCGACGAACGTGGGGCTCGTCGAGAGCGCGAGCGTCGGCTGCGCGATGAACTCGCCGGGATTGGCCCTGATGCGCCGCGCATAGGCCTCGATCTCGTCCTTCGTCGAAGCCGGGCCGACGAGCATCCCGTAGCCGCCCGAGCCGTGCACCTCCTTCACCACCAGCTCCGGCAGGCGTTCGAGCACGTAGGCGAGATCGTCCGCCTTGCCGCACTGCCACGTCGGCACGTTGGAGAGCACGGGCTCCTCGCCGAGGTAGAAGCGGATCATCTCGGGCACGTAGGTATAGATCGCCTTGTCGTCGGCCACCCCGGCACCCGGCGCCGAGGCGACGGCGACGTTGCCCGCGCGGTAGACGTTCATCAGCCCCGGCACGCCGAGCATCGAATCGGGCCGGAAGCAGAGCGGATCGAGGAAATCGTCGTCGATGCGGCGATAGATCACGTCCACGCGCTTCGGCCCCATCGTCGTGCGCATGTAGACGTGGTCGCCGTCGACGAAGAGGTCCTGCCCCTCGACGAGTTCGACGCCCATCTGGTCGGCAAGAAAGGAATGCTCGTAATAGGCGCTGTTGAGCGAGCCGGGGGTGAGCAGCACCACGGTCGGCTCGCCCTTGCAGGCATCCGGCGCGACGCTCATCAGCGTGCGGCGGAGCTGGTTCGGATAGTCCTCGACCGGCTCGACGCGGTTCCTCTGGAACAGGTCCGGGAACATGCGCATCATGATCTCCCGGTTCTCCAGCATGTAGGAGACGCCGGACGGCGTGCGGCAATTGTCCTCCAGCACGAAGAAGTCGGTGGGGCCGGTGCGCACGATGTCGACGCCGACGATGTGGCTGTAGATGCCGCGCGGCGGCTGGATGCCGACGACCGCTGGCTCGTAGGCGGCATTGCGGAATACGCGCTCCGCCGGGATGCGCCCGGCGCGGACGATCTCGGCGCGGTCGTAGACGTCGCGGAGGAAGGCGTTCAGCGCCTGCGCGCGCTGCTTGACGCCGCGCTCAAGCCGCCGCCATTCGTGCGCGGTGAACACGCGCGGGAAGATGTCGAAAGGAATGAGCCGTTCCGGGTCGCCGCCCTCGCCGTAGACCGCGAAGGTGATGCCGATGCGGCGGAACAGGGCGTCGGCCTCGGCGCGCTTCAGATCGAGGAGGTCCGGCGGCATGTCGGAGACCCAACCCGAAAGATCGAGATAGGGCTCGCGAACCGTTTCCCCGTCATACATTTCGTTGAACGTCGAAATGCGTTTCCCCTTTTAAACCCTGCGCTCCTTCGTCTCTGCTCGCGTCTGTCCGTTATCGTTGGACGCGAGCCTAACGTGGTGGAATCCGGTTGGCGAGTCCCCTCTTGCGGCTCGACCGGAACGCCGCGGTGGCCTAGGGTGCGGGCAGTTCCACCTACGAGGACGATGATGCACGACCGTTCGCCGCTGGCCCCCGAAAAATTCCCGAAACTGCCCGACATCGAAGGCGTGCGCCTTGCGACCGCCCGCGCGGGGTACAAGGGCTGGGACCGCGCCGACATGCTGCTCGGCGAGTTCGCCGAAGGCACGGTCGTGGCCGGGCTGACGACGACGTCGAAGTGCCCCTCGCCCGAGGTGGAATGGTGCCGGGGCGCGCTCGCGCAGGGCAAGGCGCGCGCGCTGGTGGTGAACGCGGGCAATTCGAACGCCTTCACCGGGCGGCGCGGCAAGGCCGCGTGCGACGCGATCCTCGACACGGTCGCCGCCGAAACGGGCGCCGCGCGCGAGGAGATCTTCCTCGCCTCGACGGGCGTGATCGGCGTGCCGCTGCCCGAGGACAAGGCGAGGGACGGGCTCCGGCAGGCGTTCAACAAGCTCTCCGTGGGGTCGGACGCGAGCTGGCTGCACGCCGCCTCGACGATCATGACGACCGACACGTTCGCCAAGGGCGCGGGCGCGACCGCGATCGTCGGCGACCGCACCGTCGCCGTCGTCGGCATCGCCAAGGGATCGGGCATGATCGCGCCCGACATGGCGACGATGCTCGCCTTCGTGTTCACCGATGCCGCCGTATCGCCCGCCTACCTCAGGACCATGCTGGCGGCGGCGGCCGACCTCAGCTTCCACGCGATCACCGTGGACAGCGACACCTCGACCAGCGACACGCTGCTCGCCTTCGCGACCGGCGCGGCGAGGAACGCCGGGATCACCGGGCCGGACTCGCCGGGCGCCGACGCCTTGCAGGCGGCGCTGACGCAGGTGTGCCGCGACCTCGCGCAGCAGGTGGTGCGCGACGGCGAAGGCGCGCAGAAGCTCATCACTGTCGCGGTGGAAGGCGCCGTCGACGACGCCTCGGCGAAGCGCGTCGCGCTCTCCATCGCCAACTCGCCGCTGGTGAAGACCGCGGTGGCGGGCGAGGACGCCAACTGGGGCCGCGTCGTGATGGCGGTCGGCAAGGCGGGCGAACCCGCCGACCGAGACAGGCTCTCGGTGCGCTTCGGCGACACGGTCGTCGCGAAGGACGGCATGGTCGTCGACGGCTACGACGAGGCGCCGGTCGCCGCGCACCTCAAGGGACAGGAGATCGAGATCGGCGTCGGCCTCGGGCTCGGAGAGGGCCGCGCGACGGTGTGGACCTGCGACCTGACGCACGGCTACATCTCGATCAACGCCGACTACCGGAGCTGAAGACGCCATGACGATCACCGGACCCCAGGCACGCGCGGCAAGAGCGCTGGTACGGTGGCCGCGCGATCATGTCGCCAGGGGCGCGGGGTTGGACGAGGACACGCTGCGCGCCTTCGAAAGCGGCAACGCCGACCTTGCCCCTGACGCGGCGCACCGCTTGCAGACGGTGCTGGAATCGGGCGGCGCCGTGTTCCTGCCGGAGAACCGTGACGGCGGCGTCGGCGTCCGCCTCAAGTTCACCGCGAAGGACGTGCGGGCCATAGACCGCATGGAGAATGAAGGCGGCGCCTACGGCAGCGACGACGTTTGAGCCGTAGGCCCGCGGGGGGCGGGGCCTGACCGCAGCCCATATCCCCCGTGACGCCGCGCCCGCGCGCGGCTATGAGCGCCCGGCCATGTCGTCCGCGTCCTCCCGTCCCGCAATCGCGTTCATCCTCGCCGTCGCCGTGCTCGACGTGATGGCGATGGGGATCGTCATCCCCGTTCTGCCCGCCCTTATCGAGGACTTCGCGGGGTCGGAAGCGGCCGCCGGGTACTGGAACGGCATCATGGTGGCGATCTGGGCGGGGATGCAGTTCCTCTGCTCGCCGGTGATCGGCTCGATCTCCGACCGTTTCGGACGGCGGCCGACGATCCTCATTTCGACCGCGGGGCTGACGCTCGACTGGATTCTGATGGCGCTGGCGCCAGACCTCTGGTGGCTCGCCGTCGGCCGCATGATCGGCGGCATCACCTCGTCGAGCTTCACCGCCGTGTTCGCCTACATGGCGGACATCACCGAGCCCGAGCACCGCGCGCGCGGCTACGGCCTCGTCGGCGCCGCGTTCAGCGCGGGATTCATCGCCGGGCCGCTGATCGGCGGCGTGCTCGGCGAGATCGGGCCGCGCGCGCCGTTCTGGGCCGCCGCGGCGCTCTCCGCCGTCACCTTCCTCTACGGCCTGTTCATCCTGCCCGAATCGCTGCCACAGGAGCGGCGCATGGCGTTCTCATGGACGCGCGCGAACCCGTTCGGCGCGCTGAAGCTGCTGCGCTCGCACCCAGAGCTCTCCGGCCTCGCGGTGGTGAACTTCCTGCTGTACTTCGCGCACCACGTGTTCTCGGTGGTGTTCGTGCTCTACGCGGCGCACCGCCACGGCTGGACCCCGATGTACATGGGCGGAGCGCTGGCGCTCGCGGGCGTGCTCGAAATGATCGTGCAGGCGATGCTGGTCGGCCCGGCGGTGAAGCGCTGGGGCGACCGGCGCACGATGGTCGCGGGGCTGGTGATGGGGAGCATCGGCCTTGCGGGCATGGGCCTTGCGCCCACCGGCCTGCTGTTCACGCTGGCGCTGTTCCCGAACGCGCTCTGGGCGCTCGCCATGCCGACGCTGCTGTCGCTGATGACGCGCCGCGTGTCCGAAAGCGAGCAGGGCCAGCTGCAGGGCGCGAACATGAGCGTCGGCAGCATCGCGGGCATCGCCTCGCCGCTGTTCTTCGGCTGGATGTACGAGCAGACCGTGGCGGATACGCCGGGCGTCAGCTTCCTGATCGCGGCGGGCATCCTCGCGGCGGGGGCACTGCTGGCGGCGTTCGTCAGCCGCCGCGCGGCGCGCACGGAAACCGCGGCGGGCGCGGAACCGCGGACCCTCGCCTAGCCCTGCCGGCTGGATACGTCTTCGGCGAGCTCGCCGACGAGCCAGTCCTTGATCATCGACTTCGGCTGCGCGCCGACCTTGGTGGCGGCGGGCTTGCCGTCCTTGAACAGGATCATCGTCGGGATGCCGCGGATGCCGAACTGCGAGGCGAGATCGGGGTGATCGTCGGTGTTGAGCTTGGCGATCGTCACCTGCTCGCCGAGCTCCTCCGAAAGCTCCTCCAGCGCCGGGGCGATCTGACGGCACGGTCCGCACCACGGCGCCCAGAAGTCGATGAGGACCGGCTTGCCGGCGTTGGTGACTTCGGCCTCGAAATTTTCCGGGGTGATGGCGGTGGAACCCATGACAGATCTCCGAAACGGACAATGCGTGGCGCGCAATCTGGGGCGTTGCCGCGCGCGCTTCAAGCCGAAATGCGCGAAGCCTTTCTGCCGCGCCTGAAAGGCGGGCTTTCAGGTCAATCGACGCGGATCAGGCGCAGCACCGCCGTGTAGAACAGCGCGGTTTCGACGCGGCGGCCGGGGAAGATGCGGGCGAGCGCGTCGCGGTAGGCGCGCATCTGGCGGAGGTGCTGGGGCGGCACGCCCGCGAGGTCCTGCGGCGGTTGCCGCCCGGTCTTGAAATCGAGCGCGCGCACGACGTCTTCGCCGACGATCAGCCGGTCGATGGTGCCGGTGATGACGACATCCTCGACGACCGCCGACAGCGGCGCCTCGGCATAGGCGCCCTCTGCGAACCACGGCGCGAGTTCGGGATCGGCGAGCGCGCCCGCGACCTCGGCGGCGACGGTGTCCGCGTCCTGATCGGGCGCGTTGCGGCGGAGCCACGCGCGCATCGCCGCCTCGCGGTTTTCCGGAGCGACGCCGCCGATCCGCTCGAAAAGCCGGTGCAGCACCTGCCCGCGCCGCGCGGCGGCGCGCAGCGCCGGGCCGGGCGGCGGCTCGGGCGGGTCGTCGTCCTGCGGGGCGGAGGGCGCGAGCGGACGCGGCGGGCGTTCCTCCTCCGGTGGCATCGCGAGCGCCCATGCGGGAATGGCGGGCGTGATGGGCTGAGCGGCTTTCGCAGGCGTTGCCACGGGCGCGGGCGTGCCGCTCGCGTGGCGCAGCACGTCGCCCCAGACGGGATCGTTGACGCTTTCCGCGCCGAGCGCCGCGAGCGCGTCGGCGACATGGCCGTGCCAGCTCTTCGCCTTCGAAGGCCGCTTGCCGAGCGCGCCGCCGACATAGAGCCGGTCCTCGGCGCGGGTGAGCGCGACGTAGAGCAGGCGCATGCGCTCCTCGCCCTCCGCGCGCGTCGCGGCCTCGTAAGCGGCGCGCGCGGGGCCGACGAGCGTCTTCGACGAGCCGAAGAACAGCGGCGCGGGGCCGAGGCCGGGAAGGTCGAGCGGCAGCGGCGGCTTCGCGCCCTTGGGCACGGCGGAGGCCGCGTCGGCGAGGATGACGATGGGCGCCTGAAGCCCCTTCGAACCGTGCACCGTCATGATGCGGACGGCGTCGCGCGCGGCCTCGGCGTCGCGCTTCACCTCCACGTCGTCCGCCTCGATCCACGACAGGAAACCCTGCAAGGACGGCGTGTTCGCGCCCTCGTAGGCGAGCGCCTGGTTGAGCAGTTCCTCGATGGGGTCGCGCGCCTCCTCGCCGAGCCGCGCGATGAGGCGCAGGCGGCCCTGCGGCGCGCCGGAGAGCACGTATTCGAGGAACTCGTAGGGCGCCATGTAGTCGGCGCGGGCGAGCACCTTGCCGAGCCAGTCCTCGGCGGCGCGGGCCTTGTCGTCGGTGCGGTCGCGCAGCGTGCGCCAGAGCGTGCCGCGCCGCTTGTACGCGAGGCCGTAGAGATCGTCCTGCGACCAGCCGAGGAAGGGCGAGACGAGCAGCGCGGCGAGCGAGAGGTCGTCGCCCGGCTGGAGCGCGAAGCGGACGAGGGCGAGCAGGTCCTGCACCGCGAGCGGCTGGGTAAGGCGCAGCCGGTCCGCGCCCGCCACCGGCACGCGCGCCGCCATCAGCGCCGAGACGAGCGCGGGCACGAGGCTGCCGCGCGAGCGCACCAGCAGCATGATGTCGCCCGCGGCGATCGGCCTGCCCTTCGAGGCCAGAAGCTCGCCGCCCTCCAGCCAGCCGGAAACCTGCCGCGCGATGTTCGCCGCGAGCGTGCGCTCCGCGTCCTCGGGGACGGCGTCCTCCGCATCGTCCTCGTCGATGGTCCCGGTGACGGGTGTCCACAACACCACCTCCCCTGCAGCGCCCGCACGGTGCGCCGCGTGGCGCGGGATGTCGCCCTCGATGCCGAACGCGGCAGGTCCCACGGTTTCCACCATCGTATCGACGACATCGAGCACGGCGGGCGCGGAGCGGAAGCTGAGCGCGAGGTCGATAGTCTCGAAGGGCTTGTCCGCGCTCAGAGCACGACGCTCGGCGGCGGCGCGCGCCGCCTCGAACGCGCGCGGGTCGGTGCCCTGGAAGCCGAAGATCGCCTGCTTGTAGTCGCCGACCGCGAACTGCGTGCGCGCGCCCGTCTCCGCCTCGTCGCGCGTGCCCGCGCCGGCGAAGAACTCGTCCGCGATCGCCTCCACGATCGCCCACTGCGCGGCGTTGGTGTCCTGCCCCTCGTCGACGAGGATGTGGTCGATGCGCTGGTCGAGCTTGTAGAGCACGAAGGGCGCGGCGAGCGTGGAGAGCAGGCGCGCGGCCTTGACGATGAGGTCGGCGTAGTCGAGCGCGCCCGCCGCCGCCTTGCGCGTCTCGTAGGCGGCGGCGAGCGTATGGCCGACGCGCAGGTGCAGCGCCGCCGTCTCGGCGAGGTCGAGCCCGGCGGCGAGATCGCGGACGGCGCCGACGACCGTGCAGAAACGCTCGTGGAGGTCGCCGAAGCCCTTGGGCGCGGCGCGGCGCTCACCGTCCTTGCGGAAGCCCGCGCCGACGAGATCGTCCAGAAAGTCGTGCCGCACCTCCGGCGCTGCGCCGAGCACGCGCGCCAGCGCGTCGGCGGCATCGAGGCCCGTCTTCGTGCCCCACGCCGCCATCGCCGCCGCATATTCGCGCACGGTCTCCCAGTCGAAGGCGTCGTCGGCGAGCGCGGCGGCGAGCACCTCGTCGCGGCTGCCCGCGCCGGGCAGGCCGAGCCCGCGCCGCACGAGGCCGCGCCAGTCGACCGCCTTGCCGTAGACGTCCTCGAACACGCCGCGCCCGGCGAGCAGCTTCGCGACCACCTCCTGCACGCGCGCCTCGCCGTTCTGCACCGAGAGCGCGGCAAGGTCGGCGAGCAGCGCTGCGTCGCCGTCACCGACACGTTCGGCGAGCGTTTCGGCGTGGATGCGGAGCGCACTCCGGTCGTCGAGCGTCTCGTAGCCGGGCGCGATCCCGGCCTCGAGCGGGAAGGCCGCGAGCAGCGCGCTCGCGAAGCTGTGCAGCGTCTGCACCTTGAGCCCGCCGCGCGTCTCCAGCGCCTCCGCGAACAGCGCGCGGGCGCGGCGGCACGTATCGGGATCGGACGGCGCGCCGATCGCGGCAAGCTCGGCGGCGAGCGTTTCATCGTCCGCGCGCACCCAGCGCGACAGCGTCTCGAAGATGCGCGTCTGCATCTCCGCCGCCGCCGCCTTGGTGAAGGTGAGCGCGAGGAGCCCGTCCGGCCGCGCGCCCGCGAGCAGCAGCCGCAGCACGCGCGCGGTGAGCACCTGCGTCTTGCCCGTACCCGCCGAGGCGGAGACCCATGCGCTGAGTTCGGGATCGGCGGCGCGCTTCTGTTCGGGGAGCAGGGGCCGGACGCTCATTTGCGCCCCCACCATTCGGCAAGGCGCGCGAGGTGGTCGTAGTCCTGCAAATGGACGGCGTATTCCGGCTTCACCTTCGCCTCGAACGGGCGGCTGCCCGCGAGATAGTCGCTGACCGCCTCGCGGAACGCGGCGCGGCAGGTCTCGATGAAGGCGGGGAGATCGCTCCACGCCGCCTTGTAGTGGCGCGCGCTCGTCGTTTCCTTGCCCGGTTCCCGGCCGCCGGAAAGCTTCCAGTAGGCGACCTCGACGACGCGCGAGGCGGGGCCGTCGAGCGCGCCTTCCTCGGCGAGCCATGCGAGGAGGCCGAGCTGCGAGGCGAGCCCGCCCGCGAGCCGCGCCTGCCGGGGGACGGCGCCGGTCTTGAAGTCGGCGACGAGCAGGCCCCCCGGCCCCGCCTGCACGATGTCCGCCTTGCCCTTGAGCGTGACGCCCGAAAACACGAACTCGCCGGAAACTTCCGAACGCACCGCGCCCCAGCCTTCCGCCTCGCGCGCCGCCATCAATTCCGCGACCCAGTCCAGCATCCGCACGATGCGCGGACGCCAGAGCGCGGCGACGAGCGGCTGGTCGGCGTGCGCCGCGATGGCGGCGTCGATCGCAGCATCGCGCGCGGCGGGATCGTGGAGCGTGCCCGCCCCCACCAGCGTTTCGATGACGGCGTGGACGATCGTGCCGCGCTCCGCCGCCGAGAGATCGGCGTCGAGCGGATCGAGCGGCCGCAGCCGCAGCATCTTCTCGGCGTAAAAGCTGTAGGGGTCGATCAGCAGGCGGTCGACCTGCGTGACGCTGATCGTCTTCGGGCGCTCGGCGGCGGGCGGCGCGGGGCGCGGACGCTCGGCGGGCAGTACCGTCTCGCGCGCGTCGAGCGCGGCGGCAAGCACGGGGAGATCGGTTTCCCATTCGGCATGATCGCCCGCGAAGGCGAGCAGCCGCA
Coding sequences:
- the trxA gene encoding thioredoxin; protein product: MGSTAITPENFEAEVTNAGKPVLIDFWAPWCGPCRQIAPALEELSEELGEQVTIAKLNTDDHPDLASQFGIRGIPTMILFKDGKPAATKVGAQPKSMIKDWLVGELAEDVSSRQG
- a CDS encoding circularly permuted type 2 ATP-grasp protein, which produces MYDGETVREPYLDLSGWVSDMPPDLLDLKRAEADALFRRIGITFAVYGEGGDPERLIPFDIFPRVFTAHEWRRLERGVKQRAQALNAFLRDVYDRAEIVRAGRIPAERVFRNAAYEPAVVGIQPPRGIYSHIVGVDIVRTGPTDFFVLEDNCRTPSGVSYMLENREIMMRMFPDLFQRNRVEPVEDYPNQLRRTLMSVAPDACKGEPTVVLLTPGSLNSAYYEHSFLADQMGVELVEGQDLFVDGDHVYMRTTMGPKRVDVIYRRIDDDFLDPLCFRPDSMLGVPGLMNVYRAGNVAVASAPGAGVADDKAIYTYVPEMIRFYLGEEPVLSNVPTWQCGKADDLAYVLERLPELVVKEVHGSGGYGMLVGPASTKDEIEAYARRIRANPGEFIAQPTLALSTSPTFVDGGLAPRHVDLRPYCLVGERIHLCAGGLTRVALREGSLVVNSSQGGGVKDTWVLAD
- a CDS encoding peptidase, with protein sequence MTYCVGVLLNDGIVLLSDTRTNAGFDNIASYKKMFVFEEPGERVIALMTAGSLSVTQTVIARLRDALDDPEQTETPSIMKASTMLEVAHIVGETLSRVTAEVSEKLERMKQGATASMILAGQRKGGGPRMFLIYPEGNFIEATEDTPFLQIGEHKYGKPILDRVVRKDMPIDDARKALLLSMDSTLRSNLSVGMPLDLTVLCKDDFRISEAHRFEPGDPAFTAMSEAWSRTLREGFSRIEI
- a CDS encoding DNA-binding protein: MTITGPQARAARALVRWPRDHVARGAGLDEDTLRAFESGNADLAPDAAHRLQTVLESGGAVFLPENRDGGVGVRLKFTAKDVRAIDRMENEGGAYGSDDV
- a CDS encoding transglutaminase family protein, with protein sequence MRLSVSHVTRYRYAAPIRQVVQSHRLTPSRFAGQRTLDWKVEVDGGRFSQPFTDGAGDTIRTMSLHGPVEAIDIHVTGTVETVDLAGVLKAHRERISPLVYLRTTRATRPDGALRKLAAKAVSGIPEAALLERAHAMSAAVADGIVYAPGETHAHTTAAEALGLALGVCQDHAHALIACAVSVGIPARYVSGYLFASADGAPHEASHAWAELHIEGLGWVGFDPANRCCPDERYIRLGSGVDAVAAAPIRGVSFGLASEDLDVTVAVTAVQQ
- the argJ gene encoding bifunctional glutamate N-acetyltransferase/amino-acid acetyltransferase ArgJ translates to MHDRSPLAPEKFPKLPDIEGVRLATARAGYKGWDRADMLLGEFAEGTVVAGLTTTSKCPSPEVEWCRGALAQGKARALVVNAGNSNAFTGRRGKAACDAILDTVAAETGAAREEIFLASTGVIGVPLPEDKARDGLRQAFNKLSVGSDASWLHAASTIMTTDTFAKGAGATAIVGDRTVAVVGIAKGSGMIAPDMATMLAFVFTDAAVSPAYLRTMLAAAADLSFHAITVDSDTSTSDTLLAFATGAARNAGITGPDSPGADALQAALTQVCRDLAQQVVRDGEGAQKLITVAVEGAVDDASAKRVALSIANSPLVKTAVAGEDANWGRVVMAVGKAGEPADRDRLSVRFGDTVVAKDGMVVDGYDEAPVAAHLKGQEIEIGVGLGLGEGRATVWTCDLTHGYISINADYRS
- a CDS encoding TCR/Tet family MFS transporter is translated as MSSASSRPAIAFILAVAVLDVMAMGIVIPVLPALIEDFAGSEAAAGYWNGIMVAIWAGMQFLCSPVIGSISDRFGRRPTILISTAGLTLDWILMALAPDLWWLAVGRMIGGITSSSFTAVFAYMADITEPEHRARGYGLVGAAFSAGFIAGPLIGGVLGEIGPRAPFWAAAALSAVTFLYGLFILPESLPQERRMAFSWTRANPFGALKLLRSHPELSGLAVVNFLLYFAHHVFSVVFVLYAAHRHGWTPMYMGGALALAGVLEMIVQAMLVGPAVKRWGDRRTMVAGLVMGSIGLAGMGLAPTGLLFTLALFPNALWALAMPTLLSLMTRRVSESEQGQLQGANMSVGSIAGIASPLFFGWMYEQTVADTPGVSFLIAAGILAAGALLAAFVSRRAARTETAAGAEPRTLA
- the addA gene encoding double-strand break repair helicase AddA, which codes for MSVRPLLPEQKRAADPELSAWVSASAGTGKTQVLTARVLRLLLAGARPDGLLALTFTKAAAAEMQTRIFETLSRWVRADDETLAAELAAIGAPSDPDTCRRARALFAEALETRGGLKVQTLHSFASALLAAFPLEAGIAPGYETLDDRSALRIHAETLAERVGDGDAALLADLAALSVQNGEARVQEVVAKLLAGRGVFEDVYGKAVDWRGLVRRGLGLPGAGSRDEVLAAALADDAFDWETVREYAAAMAAWGTKTGLDAADALARVLGAAPEVRHDFLDDLVGAGFRKDGERRAAPKGFGDLHERFCTVVGAVRDLAAGLDLAETAALHLRVGHTLAAAYETRKAAAGALDYADLIVKAARLLSTLAAPFVLYKLDQRIDHILVDEGQDTNAAQWAIVEAIADEFFAGAGTRDEAETGARTQFAVGDYKQAIFGFQGTDPRAFEAARAAAERRALSADKPFETIDLALSFRSAPAVLDVVDTMVETVGPAAFGIEGDIPRHAAHRAGAAGEVVLWTPVTGTIDEDDAEDAVPEDAERTLAANIARQVSGWLEGGELLASKGRPIAAGDIMLLVRSRGSLVPALVSALMAARVPVAGADRLRLTQPLAVQDLLALVRFALQPGDDLSLAALLVSPFLGWSQDDLYGLAYKRRGTLWRTLRDRTDDKARAAEDWLGKVLARADYMAPYEFLEYVLSGAPQGRLRLIARLGEEARDPIEELLNQALAYEGANTPSLQGFLSWIEADDVEVKRDAEAARDAVRIMTVHGSKGLQAPIVILADAASAVPKGAKPPLPLDLPGLGPAPLFFGSSKTLVGPARAAYEAATRAEGEERMRLLYVALTRAEDRLYVGGALGKRPSKAKSWHGHVADALAALGAESVNDPVWGDVLRHASGTPAPVATPAKAAQPITPAIPAWALAMPPEEERPPRPLAPSAPQDDDPPEPPPGPALRAAARRGQVLHRLFERIGGVAPENREAAMRAWLRRNAPDQDADTVAAEVAGALADPELAPWFAEGAYAEAPLSAVVEDVVITGTIDRLIVGEDVVRALDFKTGRQPPQDLAGVPPQHLRQMRAYRDALARIFPGRRVETALFYTAVLRLIRVD
- a CDS encoding alpha-E domain-containing protein — protein: MTMLSRTAENLFWMTRYMERAETMARLLEVGYRIALMPSAGAGHQNDWASILSASGGAADFASRYDGETTPAMVESFLFFDRENTSSVASCIARARDNARVVRTAVTSEVWDALNGAFQDLKTFERRGPGRTDLMTLCDWTKRQTALLRGAIESTQLQQDGYDFMNLGYYIERADNTARMLDVKYYVLLPVTDRVGGGVDNYQWTTLLRAMSVFRAFHWAYGGDYTPGKIAHFLILNKSCPRSLIHCAEQTNYHLARLSRAYGQRTKPHQTARTMLAELADADVDDIIFAGLHEFLTGHIVRTAALGSEIADTYLFGGR